The following coding sequences are from one Gossypium hirsutum isolate 1008001.06 chromosome A12, Gossypium_hirsutum_v2.1, whole genome shotgun sequence window:
- the LOC107948569 gene encoding U-box domain-containing protein 4-like isoform X2 encodes MDPAAGMVDKAVAVLANLATIPEGRNAIGQEGGIPVLVEVVELGSARGKENAAAALLQLCTTSGRFCNMVLQEGAVPPLVALSQTGTPRGTGTSELLQEPTTW; translated from the exons ATGGACCCAGCAGCTGGAATGGTTGATAAGGCAGTTGCTGTTTTGGCTAATCTTGCTACAATTCCTGAAGGGAGGAATGCTATTGGGCAGGAGGGTGGGATTCCTGTGCTGGTCGAGGTTGTTGAGTTGGGCTCAGCGAGAGGAAAGGAAAATGCTGCTGCTGCCCTTTTACAACTCTGCACAACCAGTGGTAGATTTTGCAATATGGTTCTCCAAGAAGGAGCTGTTCCACCACTAGTGGCATTGTCCCAGACCGGCACCCCAAGAG GCACAGGCACTTCTGAGCTACTTCAGGAACCAACGACATGGTAG
- the LOC107948567 gene encoding U-box domain-containing protein 4-like, with protein sequence MDPAAGMVDKAVAVLANLATIPEGRNAIGQEGGIPVLVEVFELGSARGKENAAAALLQLCTTSGRFCNMVLQEGAVPPLVALSQTGTPRGKEKAQALLSYFRNQRHGSAGRG encoded by the exons ATGGACCCAGCAGCTGGAATGGTTGATAAGGCAGTTGCTGTTTTGGCTAATCTTGCTACAATTCCTGAAGGGAGGAATGCTATTGGGCAGGAGGGTGGGATTCCTGTGCTGGTCGAGGTTTTTGAGTTGGGCTCAGCGAGAGGAAAGGAAAATGCTGCTGCTGCCCTTTTACAACTCTGCACAACCAGTGGTAGATTTTGCAATATGGTTCTCCAAGAAGGAGCTGTTCCACCACTAGTGGCATTGTCCCAGACCGGCACCCCAAGAGGTAAAGAGAAG GCACAGGCACTTCTGAGCTACTTCAGGAACCAACGACATGGTAGTGCTGGAAGAGGCTGA
- the LOC107948569 gene encoding U-box domain-containing protein 4-like isoform X1 has translation MDPAAGMVDKAVAVLANLATIPEGRNAIGQEGGIPVLVEVVELGSARGKENAAAALLQLCTTSGRFCNMVLQEGAVPPLVALSQTGTPRGKEKAQALLSYFRNQRHGSAGRG, from the exons ATGGACCCAGCAGCTGGAATGGTTGATAAGGCAGTTGCTGTTTTGGCTAATCTTGCTACAATTCCTGAAGGGAGGAATGCTATTGGGCAGGAGGGTGGGATTCCTGTGCTGGTCGAGGTTGTTGAGTTGGGCTCAGCGAGAGGAAAGGAAAATGCTGCTGCTGCCCTTTTACAACTCTGCACAACCAGTGGTAGATTTTGCAATATGGTTCTCCAAGAAGGAGCTGTTCCACCACTAGTGGCATTGTCCCAGACCGGCACCCCAAGAGGTAAAGAGAAG GCACAGGCACTTCTGAGCTACTTCAGGAACCAACGACATGGTAGTGCTGGAAGAGGCTGA
- the LOC107948566 gene encoding lysine-rich arabinogalactan protein 18: MDRRSAFAVVLICFVVTAVGGQSPAASPTKAPPAATTPATATAPATAPVSKPKSPAPTAAPTTSPPTSSPPVAAPEKSAAVPAPSKSAPSSPPAAAPVSSPPAPVPVSSPPARSPPVAAPTTPPESSASPPAPVTAPTTAEVPAPAPSKSKSKSKKSKKHHAPAPSPDMLGPPAPPTGAPGPSLDASSPGPSVAADESGAEAMKNMKKIIGGLALGWAAIALSF, translated from the exons ATGGATCGTAGAAGTGCATTTGCagttgttttgatttgttttgtgGTGACCGCTGTCGGTGGTCAATCTCCGGCAGCCTCACCTACTAAAGCTCCGCCGGCCGCGACTACTCCTGCTACTGCTACTGCTCCCGCTACTGCCCCTGTTAGCAAACCTAAATCACCGGCTCCAACTGCTGCCCCTACCACTTCCCCACCAACTTCTTCACCACCGGTTGCGGCTCCGGAGAAGTCTGCGGCGGTTCCAGCCCCATCTAAATCTGCTCCGTCTTCTCCTCCGGCTGCTGCGCCGGTGAGTTCTCCACCGGCTCCAGTACCTGTGAGCTCTCCTCCAGCCAGATCGCCTCCCGTTGCTGCACCGACGACTCCACCAGAGAGCTCGGCCTCTCCTCCGGCTCCTGTTACGGCACCAACTACTGCTGAGGTTCCGGCCCCAGCTCCAAGCAAGAGCAAGAGCAAAAGCAAGAAATCCAAGAAACACCATGCTCCGGCTCCTTCACCTGATATGCTTGGACCTCCCGCTCCACCAACTGGAGCTCCTGGACCGAGCCTCGATGCTTCCTCTCCCGGTCCATCTGTCGCTGCCGACGAG AGTGGAGCAGAGGCAATGAAGAACATGAAGAAGATAATTGGAGGGTTGGCGTTGGGATGGGCAGCCATTGCTTTGAGCTTCTAG
- the LOC107948570 gene encoding U-box domain-containing protein 4-like isoform X2 → MDPAAGMVDKAVAVLANLATIPEGRNAIGQEGGIPVLVEVFELGSARGKENAAAALLQLCTTSGRFCNMVLQEGAVPPLVALSQTGTPRGTGTSELLQEPTTW, encoded by the exons ATGGACCCAGCAGCTGGAATGGTTGATAAGGCAGTTGCTGTTTTGGCTAATCTTGCTACAATTCCTGAAGGGAGGAATGCTATTGGGCAGGAGGGTGGGATTCCTGTGCTGGTCGAGGTTTTTGAGTTGGGCTCAGCGAGAGGAAAGGAAAATGCTGCTGCTGCCCTTTTACAACTCTGCACAACCAGTGGTAGATTTTGCAATATGGTTCTCCAAGAAGGAGCTGTTCCACCACTAGTGGCATTGTCCCAGACCGGCACCCCAAGAG GCACAGGCACTTCTGAGCTACTTCAGGAACCAACGACATGGTAG